The Meriones unguiculatus strain TT.TT164.6M chromosome 9, Bangor_MerUng_6.1, whole genome shotgun sequence genome window below encodes:
- the Fam216b gene encoding LOW QUALITY PROTEIN: protein FAM216B (The sequence of the model RefSeq protein was modified relative to this genomic sequence to represent the inferred CDS: inserted 1 base in 1 codon) has product MKTDSVFVIPWRYKMRRKLKKQYKPQSFSQIPHIRVPASAMGSSLLKDLNQGQRCYLYSIMRIYDSRPQWKALQTRYIHSLGYQQQLGYITQQEALSCAAALKHSTMRASGMEAPRRTIPPKSSAIQRQSQQAKPGFGVGPRXPLHSTQSIKTQD; this is encoded by the exons atgaaaactgatTCTGTATTTGTTATCCCTTGGAGGTACAAAATGAGGAGAAAGTTGAAGAAGCAGTACAAGCCTCAAAGTTTTTCACAGATTCCCCACATTCGAGTCCCTGCATCTGCCATGGGCAGTTCATTACTGAAG GACCTAAATCAAGGGCAGCGGTGCTACTTGTACAGCATCATGAGGATTTATGACTCCAGGCCCCAGTGGAAGGCCCTACAGACCCGCTATATTCACAGCCTTGGGTACCAACAGCAGCTGG gtTACATCACTCAACAGGAGGCCCTGTCTTGTGCTGCCGCTCTTAAACACTCAACCATGCGAGCCTCAGGCATGGAAGCTCCTCGAAGGACCATTCCCCCAAAGTCTTCAGCCATTCAAAGACAGAGTCAACAAGCAAAACCAGGGTTTGGAGTTGGACCCA GACCCCTGCACAGCACACAGAGCATCAAGACCCAAGATTAA